TCACTCTCTCTTGAACTTACTGGCAACCTGTTATGGGTATAGCCCGGGCCTGAGACAAAAAGCTCGGAGGAAAAAATATCTTCCAAATACAGATTACTGTCAACGGCATGCTCGAATGCAGAGAAAATATTATCACTATCTAACATTGAAGGGTCCAATAATGAACTGAACTCATGTTCCAACACAATTGGGTAATTGAGGTCAGGTACAACACCAGCCATGAATTCATCATTATCGTAGTCGTCATcctcatcattatcatcaacaTCGACATACTCCAACTGTATAGTGACTACGTCTTGTTGCTCCAGTTCTTCCTCCAAGCTTCTCCACTCGAGCTCGCGTTCAGGGTCTACATCTCTTGGTCGAACATTCGGGTGTTCACACCTAGCATGTTTTTTTAGTTGTGAATAGTTTCCAGAAAAATCACATGTTTCCAATGAGCAACTTCTAACTTTGGAGTCCATAAATCGGCGAGCAGGGTTGACCACTTTCCACCCGTTGATCTCCCCCCTGCATAGAGGGCAAACAAGCTTAGTTTCTTCTCCTCCGTGAACTTGTGGTGAAGCGTCCGCATTCATGGATGACTTGCGAAACTGAGCAAGGCAGTTTGAGTGAAAGTCATTCGTGCTACACATGTATGGACGACATCCTTTCTCAAGAGAAGAACAAAGCAAAAGCACAGCATTGTGAGGGTGCTCCATACAAATCGGGCATCTAGTTTCTTCCCATTCATTCTCGTTCCCAACCGGCAGAGAAGGAGTTCTGGGCCTAGTCATTCTAACATCTTGGTAGTTACGCGAGTACGGTGATACCCTACTACACCTATCAACAGATGGAGATCTTCTATCCTTAGGCATCTTCACTGCAAACAATATATGAGAAGATACAATCATTTCCCTATACAGCTAGCTACACAACATAATTCCAAACCCAACAATTCCCTGTTATCCTAACCATATTTAACCCATTTAGAGAACCGGCTCAGAACAGATGCAGACCAAACCCGAGATACTTTACAAATGCCCCCGTCTCAGTAAACGAACCAACAAGGTTACACGCTAGACGCAAAGATCACATACTAGCTATACGAACTGCTTATATACCTAAAGATCACAACTTTAACAAAAACCACCCCATAATATATAACAACTCATATAAttcctttcatatatatatgttacaaaacattttttttttagaaaaaaaaaactacatttgAGGTTTTAGAAAACGTAGAGGTTAGTttaacacaaaactttcaaccACATTCACCAAACAAAAATTCACTAAATTTGTTCTTTCAACCAAAATCATAATCACACtaacaaaaatttataaaaaaaaaaaaaagaaaaaaccaaacAAACACTACAGCAGATCATAGAGTAAAGAATCTAAACCTCAACAAACAAAACACAATTcataacatacatacatacatataaatatatatataaaggtaacTATAAAACCCAAagttaactattattatatagtatagtatagtcgatgaaaaaaaataagaggTAGATATCAGACCTTGTTTGGGTGATTAAAGAACTTGGAGAATTTTGGGAGGTGTCTGTCTCTGTCTCTGTCTGTCTCTGTCTCTGTCTGTCGGATGATGAAGTGTTCATATAAGATAGATAAATAGAACGAACTGTACATGTGTTTTCGTATTTATAATGTGATTTTGTGGTACAACTATCTTTTTTGTCCTACGTGATTTACGTTACAAGtttttgggttgggttttgtTATCACGAGCCCAAAACTCCATGAAACCCTACACTTCTTTTAgcttttttaaaaccaaaatcttttataaatattccgtcaatatcataataaaatttaCAGTTATTTCAATATCCTTATGAACTTTCAAAGGAtacatatttatccaaataaACTTTTACTATGATAAATGcatttagttatttaattaaaataaattattttttaagaacTTTTACCCCCTTTTAATTTTCTTCTCCAATATAACTCTAAACATATTATTTTGTTGAGGATATTGTTtctctaattacaattatttaaACTCATACAAATCCCATTTCATCTTTATCAATTTGTGACTTTACTTGGTTTGTTTTTTACCttctttcatttgttttctattttataatttattaatttatggttttaattactCAAGTTGAATCAAATAGTTAAcatctttttttcaaaaaaacaaacaaacaaacaaaaatcaagGTTTAATACTTAGTCCTTTCAAGGAGGAGGTGTTTTTTTACcccaagtaaaacataaaacataacgTATGCTATTCCGTTAGGATAAACCTAAGCCTATTATATCTCAACTTTTTCTATACATATTCAAATATGATATTGAAATCCAAAACCTATAACATTGACATTGctgttgcttttttttttctagtgaCATGATACCTTTTGTTAATTTCAGTTATTCAgttttattatatcatttttgttgACACAATTTAATTTGCTAGTGATTTTTTGTAtttggaattttgttttagaGGCATGAAATAGTGAGATAAGCCAttgatatgtacatatattgatgtatatacaaattttgaatattaaaatTCTAGAAATATGATGACATTGTAAAATCTTCGTATTTAAAAGTCTAAATTGTAAGACAATAGTCAAATACTTTAtgtaatctttatctttataacaaaacaaataGAATATAAAAGCATCTCATAAAATAAAAACGTTGTGGCAAACCTAATCATATGACTTCgtaacattttcaaaaaaaaaaataacaatctaAATTCTTTCTCATAAACTGGTGCAGTGCAGCAGCGCTAATGGTGATGGTTGCGGTAacaatgtggttattaatgtagtaatatatataaatgatgatagtgtagttattatAGGTGTTTGagaatgtatgttgtaaataactttattacgCATATTCTAAGTATATTAGGTGGAAAGTTTTTAAGTTAGAGTGAATAAAGGAGAAATATAGTTTATATCTATTAATGGCcgaaagttggaaaaaaaatgagaGATAGTTTAGTTTATATAGAAGTAAAgttattatcaaaataaaattttttttactttttgttaataaaaacaaatattattgtTAAATATACTATTATGTTAGTTGAATCactaattttattataatgttacaataacaaaaattatatatatttttaacgtACTAGTCCTGATACCCGTAcaatgtacggtagctatatatattgtatcataaagaaatttgaatatgccaCAAACATGAttcatga
The sequence above is drawn from the Erigeron canadensis isolate Cc75 chromosome 4, C_canadensis_v1, whole genome shotgun sequence genome and encodes:
- the LOC122597813 gene encoding uncharacterized protein LOC122597813 — encoded protein: MPKDRRSPSVDRCSRVSPYSRNYQDVRMTRPRTPSLPVGNENEWEETRCPICMEHPHNAVLLLCSSLEKGCRPYMCSTNDFHSNCLAQFRKSSMNADASPQVHGGEETKLVCPLCRGEINGWKVVNPARRFMDSKVRSCSLETCDFSGNYSQLKKHARCEHPNVRPRDVDPERELEWRSLEEELEQQDVVTIQLEYVDVDDNDEDDDYDNDEFMAGVVPDLNYPIVLEHEFSSLLDPSMLDSDNIFSAFEHAVDSNLYLEDIFSSELFVSGPGYTHNRLPVSSRESELTNFYNRSSAGLRENGPTYFHNRLPERSRVHGPFDTNIMLSERPRAYGQTDTHNMLSGRPRRYGPSDGHNRFSGTRGYGPNTRSNTHHRRGSNGQPSSLISIPEDQLSTIVVFHDLSSNRH